From the Helicoverpa zea isolate HzStark_Cry1AcR chromosome 28, ilHelZeax1.1, whole genome shotgun sequence genome, one window contains:
- the LOC124643797 gene encoding small integral membrane protein 12 translates to MWPLIMHFLRTNAPYFTLPVAAVVGVIGYNLEGWLSDRYTPYTKPVQDQRLERLTDDLTLNDPTNVQKLKYKENVLGKNVSPSLQSN, encoded by the exons ATGTGGCCACTAATAATGCATTTCTTGCGCACAAACGCTCCGTACTTCACGTTGCCCGTAGCTGCTGTAGTTGGTGTCATCGGATACAACTTAGAAGGCTGGCTTTCTGATAGATATACTCCTTACACTA AACCAGTCCAGGACCAGAGATTAGAACGACTTACAGATGACCTAACACTAAATGACCCAACAAACGTAcagaaactaaaatataaagaaaatgtacTCGGAAAGAATGTTTCACCATCATTACAATCAAACTAG
- the LOC124643836 gene encoding tigger transposable element-derived protein 4-like, with amino-acid sequence MATTSEVPASTYIDSSSDDECLSLVKRKAEIAEESNKNCKYEEDSDDDPIMAGVLVTVEVEEMDEDCPLEFNKNDRLKKPKRRKKSKEIEKKVKKSRRFRCTACDAEFDTSADLKTHGLEHQVKTRHKCEICGRYFKKAFSLRMHSKVHMEKAAPQCPLCGLKFNNKNYLARHMSTHERTEECEICQAKFHTKSQLKNHTKQAHSKRKLVPETTTKPSHNRETNQISSADGENTQSDNDLKTTEEPPFLYNQYENLKREDLNHSTQCAIVSKMHKGRSVSDVCRLYKLTPEIVNEIWEDREKYALPKKVGKRTTRYMNSVLDTRIVDWFHSQRANDVQVSGKMLQDIAESFAKESGFVAFNGSKKWLDRFKKRYNISLRGTPCKRDYHNQMESKWKNHFFREQWSDARLGIPDEDIYTADEFGFYYNPSKGRIKKLAGKKYIQGYVKDRLSVFLCANMPGTDKKKLLVCGTEDPLLHSFRNPNTLPVTYIRHSQAHFTTQMFEEYVKFWNRELKLKNRKAILVLDRATIHSKLQLSHLKLVFVPWKASNGLIPMKNGVSAKFREEFRRLILEEKAINVLRGVDRNLTCLEALSMLEKAWERTPPEAITKSFIDTGYDVSVPETVSSIDKPKVYENDEEILANMLKDYDVESYFTNLSNLDQYLTVDEELVTGQGTNGSVFGGNHKVTDVINGAEKEKEDLMPLATDKPESDEKEVLVKKSRALQDLDIVRKYLQSNATSYDTFCCFMEIEKFVMQTVIG; translated from the exons ATGGCTACTACTTCAGAGGTTCCGGCTTCGACTTATATCGATAGTTCGTCCGACGACGAGTGTTTATCTTTAGTGAAACGAAAAGCTGAAATCGCTgaagaaagtaataaaaactgtAAATATGAGGAGGATAGTGATGATGATCCTATCATGGCCGGGGTCCTGGTGACCGTAGAAGTCGAGGAAATGGACGAGGACTGTCCTTTAGAGTTCAACAAA AATGACAGACTCAAAAAAccgaaaagaagaaaaaagtcAAAAGAAATTGAGAAGAAAGTGAAAAAGTCTAGAAGATTCCGATGTACAGCCTGTGATGCTGAGTTTGACACCTCTGCTGACCTTAAAACTCATGGACTGGAACATCAGGTTAAAACAAG GCACAAATGCGAGATTTGCGGTCGCTACTTCAAGAAGGCGTTCAGTCTGCGGATGCACTCCAAGGTGCACATGGAGAAGGCAGCTCCACAGTGTCCTCTGTGCGGCCTCAAGTTTAATAATAAGAATTATTTG GCTCGACACATGTCTACGCACGAAAGAACGGAAGAATGTGAGATATGTCAAGCGAAGTTTCATACAAAATCTCAGCTCAAGAACCATACGAAACAAGCACATTCTAAGAGGAAATTAGTACCAGAGACTACAAc GAAACCATCCCACAACAGAGAAACCAACCAAATTTCCTCAGCGGACGGCGAAAACACACAATCAGACAACGATTTAAAAACAACTGAAGAACCACCATTTTTATATAACCAGTACGAAAACCTAAAACGCGAGGATCTTAACCATTCTACTCAATGTGCCATCGTTAGCAAAATGCATAAGGGACGATCAGTTTCTGATGTTTGTAGACTATATAAACTAACACCGGAGATAGTCAACGAAATTTGGGAAGACAGAGAAAAGTATGCTTTACCTAAAAAGGTAGGTAAACGTACTACTAGGTATATGAATAGTGTTTTAGATACAAGAATAGTGGACTGGTTCCATTCCCAAAGGGCCAATGATGTTCAGGTTTCAGGTAAAATGCTACAAGATATAGCCGAATCGTTTGCCAAAGAAAGCGGTTTTGTAGCTTTTAATGGCAGCAAAAAATGGTTAGACaggtttaaaaaaagatataatataaGTCTTAGGGGAACCCCTTGTAAAAGGGATTATCATAATCAGATGGAATCTAAGTGGAAGAATCATTTTTTTAGAGAGCAATGGAGCGATGCTAGGTTAGGGATACCGGATGAGGATATTTATACAGCTGATGAATTTGGCTTTTACTACAATCCTTCTAAAGGTCGAATAAAAAAGTTAGCAGGCAAAAAGTATATACAAGGTTACGTCAAAGATAGGTTATCTGTGTTCCTCTGCGCGAACATGCCGGGGACAGATAAGAAAAAATTGCTAGTCTGTGGTACGGAAGATCCCCTTTTACATTCGTTCAGAAATCCAAATACTTTACCAGTTACTTATATTAGGCATTCTCAAGCCCATTTCACGACGCAAATGTTTGAAGAATATGTTAAATTTTGGAATAGagaacttaaattaaaaaatcggAAGGCAATATTAGTGTTAGACAGAGCAACTATACATTCTAAACTTCAGTTGTCACATCTAAAATTAGTTTTCGTACCCTGGAAAGCTTCTAACGGCTTAATACCTATGAAAAATGGAGTTTCAGCGAAATTTCGCGAGGAGTTTCGCAGATTAATTTTAGAGGAAAAGGCTATCAATGTTCTAAGAGGCGTTGATAGGAATTTAACTTGCTTAGAAGCTCTAAGTATGCTAGAAAAAGCTTGGGAAAGAACGCCACCGGAAGCTATAACGAAAAGTTTTATAGACACCGGTTATGACGTTTCAGTACCAGAAACTGTCAGTTCAATAGACAAACCGAAAGTTTATGAAAACGACGAAGAAATTCTAGCTAATATGTTAAAAGATTATGATGTAGAATCTTATTTTACGAATTTAAGCAATTTAGATCAGTATTTGACTGTTGACGAAGAATTGGTTACCGGCCAAGGGACTAACGGATCGGTTTTTGGCGGGAATCATAAAGTGACAGATGTCATAAATGGCGCGGAGAAAGAAAAGGAGGATTTAATGCCTCTAGCCACAGATAAACCAGAGTCAGATGAAAAGGAGGTTCTAGTTAAAAAGTCTAGGGCGTTACAAGATTTGGATATAGTGAGAAAATATTTGCAATCAAATGCTACATCTTATGATACATTTTGTTGTTTCATGGAAATTGAGAAATTCGTTATGCAAACTGTTATTGGTTga